The Amycolatopsis sp. DG1A-15b genome window below encodes:
- a CDS encoding carboxymuconolactone decarboxylase family protein, which yields MEARLNMFENEVTGKFVKRLIAASRPVEESSLPKATQELVKIRASQINGCGMCLDMHTKDAAAGGETAVRLAMVAAWREAVVFTEAERAALALTEEGTRLADAHTGVSDETWAAVRKHFDEEQIGALIALVATINAWNRLNVIVRNPAGEYQPGMFG from the coding sequence ATGGAAGCGCGCCTCAACATGTTCGAGAACGAGGTCACCGGCAAGTTCGTCAAGCGCCTGATCGCGGCGTCGCGCCCGGTCGAAGAGTCGTCGCTCCCGAAGGCGACGCAGGAGCTGGTGAAGATCCGCGCGAGCCAGATCAACGGCTGCGGGATGTGCCTCGACATGCACACGAAGGACGCGGCGGCGGGCGGCGAGACGGCGGTCCGTCTGGCGATGGTGGCGGCGTGGCGTGAAGCGGTGGTGTTCACCGAGGCGGAGCGCGCGGCTCTGGCGCTGACCGAGGAGGGCACCCGCCTGGCGGACGCGCACACCGGCGTCAGCGACGAGACGTGGGCCGCCGTGCGCAAGCACTTCGACGAGGAGCAGATCGGGGCGCTGATCGCGCTGGTGGCGACGATCAACGCGTGGAACCGGCTGAACGTGATCGTCCGCAACCCGGCGGGGGAGTACCAGCCGGGGATGTTCGGCTGA
- a CDS encoding PhoH family protein, whose protein sequence is MYVLDTSVLLSDPWAVTRFAEHAVVLPLVVISELEAKRHHPELGWFARESLRMLDDLRRQYGRLDAPLPIGDHGGTLQVELNHSDPSVLPSGFRTDSNDHRILACALNLAAEFAQVTLVTKDIPLRVKAGAVGLEADEYRAQEVTPSGWTGMADVDVEQDVLDTLFGGGTVDPVEYGMDELAELPCHTGLRLLAGSSSALGRITADKRIRLVRGDREAFGLHGRSAEQRVALDLLLDSDVGIVSLGGRAGTGKSALALCAGLEAVMERRQHRKVVVFRPVYAVGGQDLGYLPGSESEKMQPWAQAVFDTLGALVSQDVLDEVFDRGMLEVLPLTHIRGRSLHDTFVIVDEAQSLERNVLLTVLSRLGTASRVVLTHDVAQRDNLRVGRHDGVSAVIEKLKGHPLFAHVTLTRSERSPIAALVTEMLEDHG, encoded by the coding sequence ATGTACGTGCTCGACACGTCGGTCCTCCTTTCGGACCCGTGGGCGGTCACTCGGTTCGCCGAGCACGCTGTCGTGCTTCCGCTGGTCGTCATCAGTGAACTGGAGGCGAAGCGCCACCACCCGGAGCTCGGCTGGTTCGCCCGGGAATCCCTGCGCATGCTCGACGACCTGCGCCGGCAGTACGGCAGGCTCGACGCGCCGCTCCCCATCGGGGACCACGGCGGCACGCTGCAGGTGGAGCTGAACCACTCGGACCCGTCGGTGCTCCCGTCCGGGTTCCGGACCGACTCCAACGACCACCGCATCCTCGCCTGCGCGCTCAACCTCGCAGCCGAGTTCGCGCAGGTCACGCTGGTGACGAAGGACATTCCGCTGCGGGTCAAGGCGGGTGCGGTGGGCCTCGAGGCCGACGAGTACCGCGCGCAGGAGGTCACACCGTCCGGCTGGACGGGCATGGCGGACGTGGACGTCGAGCAGGACGTGCTCGACACGCTGTTCGGCGGCGGCACCGTCGACCCGGTCGAATACGGCATGGACGAGCTCGCCGAGCTGCCCTGCCACACCGGGCTGCGGCTGCTCGCGGGCAGCTCCAGCGCGCTCGGGCGGATCACGGCGGACAAGCGCATCCGGCTGGTCCGGGGCGACCGCGAGGCGTTCGGCCTGCACGGCCGCAGCGCCGAGCAGCGCGTCGCGCTCGACCTGCTGCTCGACTCCGACGTCGGGATCGTCTCGCTGGGCGGCCGGGCCGGCACCGGCAAGTCGGCGCTCGCCCTGTGCGCGGGCCTCGAGGCGGTGATGGAACGCCGTCAGCACCGCAAGGTCGTGGTGTTCCGGCCGGTCTACGCGGTCGGCGGCCAGGACCTCGGCTACCTGCCCGGGTCCGAGAGCGAGAAGATGCAGCCGTGGGCGCAGGCGGTGTTCGACACCCTCGGCGCGCTGGTCAGCCAGGACGTCCTCGACGAGGTCTTCGACCGCGGCATGCTCGAGGTGCTCCCGCTGACGCACATCCGCGGCCGCTCGCTGCACGACACGTTCGTGATCGTCGACGAGGCGCAGTCGCTGGAGCGCAACGTCCTGCTCACGGTCCTTTCGCGGCTCGGCACGGCGTCACGGGTGGTGCTCACGCACGACGTCGCCCAGCGTGACAACCTGCGCGTCGGGCGCCACGACGGCGTCTCGGCGGTGATCGAGAAGCTCAAGGGCCACCCTCTGTTCGCGCACGTCACGCTGACGCGCTCGGAGCGCTCGCCGATCGCCGCCCTGGTCACCGAGATGCTGGAGGACCACGGCTGA
- a CDS encoding isoprenyl transferase, producing MSVRSFLSDVVYSAYGRRLIQQAAGRHPRHIAIMLDGNRRWAREAGFTDVSDGHRAGAKKIADFLSWCQEADVEVVTMWLLSTDNLNRDPDELTPLLKIITDVTDELAAPGTPWRLRIVGALDLLPVEVAKRLSEAAARSEGRSGMEVNIAVGYGGRQEIADAVRKLLRQHADEGTSIHELAKILDVDHISEHLYTSGQPDPDLIIRTSGEQRLSGFLLWQSAHSEFWFTEAYWPAFRRVDFLRAIRDYAWRHRRFGS from the coding sequence GTGAGTGTTCGCTCCTTCTTGTCCGACGTCGTGTACAGCGCCTACGGCAGGCGCCTCATCCAGCAGGCCGCCGGGCGGCATCCCCGGCACATCGCCATCATGCTCGACGGCAACCGCCGGTGGGCCCGTGAAGCGGGCTTCACGGACGTTTCGGACGGCCACCGCGCCGGGGCCAAGAAGATCGCGGACTTCCTGAGCTGGTGCCAGGAGGCCGACGTCGAGGTCGTCACCATGTGGCTGCTGTCGACCGACAACCTCAACCGCGACCCGGACGAGCTCACGCCGCTGCTGAAGATCATCACCGACGTCACCGACGAGCTCGCCGCGCCCGGCACGCCGTGGCGGCTGCGGATCGTCGGCGCGCTCGACCTGCTCCCCGTCGAGGTCGCCAAGCGCCTCAGCGAAGCCGCCGCCCGGAGCGAAGGGCGGAGCGGGATGGAGGTCAACATCGCGGTCGGCTACGGCGGGCGCCAGGAAATCGCGGACGCCGTGCGGAAGCTGCTGCGGCAGCACGCCGACGAGGGAACGTCCATTCACGAGCTGGCGAAGATCCTCGACGTCGACCACATCTCCGAGCACCTCTACACGTCGGGCCAGCCCGACCCGGACCTCATCATCCGCACGTCGGGCGAGCAGCGGCTTTCCGGCTTCCTGCTGTGGCAGTCCGCGCACTCGGAGTTCTGGTTCACCGAGGCGTACTGGCCCGCCTTCCGCCGCGTCGACTTCCTGCGTGCCATCCGCGACTACGCCTGGCGGCACCGCCGGTTCGGCTCCTAG
- a CDS encoding amidohydrolase family protein, producing MGPENLSRRELLVRGGVTAAALAVAGAGVAEAEPDVRPDAGHDGVVLREGTNMSAALSPDGRWIAVDLVTGIWVLPAGGGRARRLTGDLQDATLPSWSPDGRRIVFQSYRDGNFHLYVIDAAGGAPRKLTSGRFDHREPVFSPDGTKIAFSSDRDGSYGIHLLDVASGVISTVVSTTDEEASPRWSADGTKIVYTVNDTAIDVVTPATGARTRLVTATGTDKLYGPAFGPGGRPSYLRLRGAEADLMLGDEQLTKGEDVFGFAANWSGSAVLYTADGHIRRRERSGAVTDIPFEAGVSTAPRDYRRRGRDLDSAAPKPVRGIAGPVVSRDGKRIAFRALNAIYVVAAGGGKPQQLIGDGYFNSDPDFHPDGTKLLYTSDRLGTADLWLRDLGTGEDTVLTRLPGAQVAPRWSPDGGRVAYADQDGATWIHDVATAQAQQVTPPLFMPGRPTWSPDGSVLALAAVKPYSRRYREGTSQILTVDLKTHELRYAEPMPFRSLATRGDDGPLWSPDGRYLAFTVESVAWIAPVDGTGKFVGAPRQVTHDVTDSLAWQGNDTLVYLSKGQLKAQKITGGEPRTIRLDFTWARPRPPRPTVIHVGAAWDGVARTLRRDVDIVVDGGRIADVRPHRDAPGTVDAHDLTAMPGLIDIHNHWHLRGRQWGDRQGRLWLSYGITTTRSPGDPVYQMLETREALESGSRVGPRYFGTGEAIDGSRIYYNFMRPTLSPEQLNLELSRAVELKYDMIKTYVRLPVAYQQAVVRAAHRAGIPLSSHYLYPAANIGMDAMEHTGATNRLGYSHTVSRIGRSYQDAVELFVRSGMSITPTLFTSRALYADDKSLVTDERTEVLFPPWEYQLLKTTADTAGNPENAYLSQVLAGNVDMVLRIHRAGGFVVTGTDSPLDNVAVSTHQNLRAMVAFGFTPYEALTTATRNPARWLGLEDRIGVLKRGAYADLSLVSGNPLQDIKAAANVRSVLVGGVLRTVGELLAPYRNQPGARAATEVAPAARSAEKQHWWHVPEWSEHVCCAG from the coding sequence ATGGGGCCGGAAAACCTTTCTCGTCGTGAGCTTCTCGTCCGTGGTGGCGTCACCGCCGCCGCGCTGGCCGTGGCCGGCGCGGGGGTCGCCGAGGCCGAACCGGACGTCCGGCCGGATGCCGGCCACGACGGCGTGGTGCTGCGCGAAGGCACGAACATGTCCGCCGCGCTGTCACCGGACGGCCGGTGGATCGCGGTCGACCTGGTCACCGGGATCTGGGTGCTGCCCGCCGGCGGCGGTCGCGCCCGGCGGCTCACCGGCGACCTGCAGGACGCCACGCTCCCGAGCTGGTCGCCGGACGGCCGCCGGATCGTGTTCCAGTCCTACCGCGACGGCAACTTCCACCTGTACGTCATCGATGCCGCCGGCGGCGCGCCCCGCAAGCTCACCAGCGGGCGGTTCGACCACCGGGAACCCGTGTTCTCGCCGGACGGCACCAAGATCGCCTTCAGCAGCGACCGGGACGGCAGCTACGGCATCCACCTGCTGGACGTCGCCTCCGGAGTGATCAGCACCGTGGTGTCCACCACGGACGAAGAGGCGTCGCCGCGGTGGTCGGCCGATGGCACGAAGATCGTCTACACCGTGAACGACACCGCCATCGACGTCGTCACCCCGGCCACCGGCGCCCGCACGCGCCTGGTCACCGCGACCGGCACCGACAAGCTCTACGGTCCCGCGTTCGGTCCCGGCGGCCGGCCCAGCTACCTGCGGCTGCGGGGTGCCGAAGCGGACCTCATGCTCGGCGACGAGCAGCTGACCAAGGGCGAGGACGTCTTCGGCTTCGCCGCGAACTGGTCCGGGTCCGCCGTGCTCTACACCGCCGACGGGCACATCCGGCGGCGCGAGCGGTCCGGCGCCGTCACGGACATCCCGTTCGAAGCGGGCGTGTCCACGGCACCGCGCGACTACCGAAGGCGGGGTCGTGACCTGGACTCGGCCGCGCCGAAGCCCGTCCGGGGCATCGCCGGTCCGGTGGTTTCCCGGGACGGCAAGCGGATCGCGTTCCGGGCCCTCAACGCGATCTACGTCGTCGCAGCGGGCGGGGGCAAGCCGCAGCAGCTGATCGGCGACGGCTACTTCAACTCCGACCCGGACTTCCACCCGGACGGGACGAAGCTGCTCTACACGAGCGACCGGCTCGGCACCGCCGACCTGTGGCTGCGCGACCTCGGCACCGGCGAGGACACCGTCCTCACCCGGCTGCCGGGCGCCCAGGTCGCGCCGCGGTGGTCGCCGGACGGCGGCCGGGTGGCGTACGCCGACCAGGACGGCGCCACGTGGATCCACGACGTGGCCACGGCCCAGGCCCAGCAGGTGACGCCGCCGCTGTTCATGCCGGGCCGGCCCACCTGGTCGCCCGACGGGTCGGTCCTCGCGCTGGCGGCGGTCAAGCCGTACTCGCGGCGGTACCGCGAAGGCACGAGCCAGATCCTCACGGTCGACCTGAAGACCCACGAACTCCGCTACGCCGAGCCGATGCCGTTCCGTTCGCTCGCCACCCGCGGCGACGACGGTCCACTGTGGTCACCCGACGGCCGGTACCTCGCGTTCACGGTCGAAAGCGTCGCCTGGATCGCCCCGGTCGACGGCACCGGCAAGTTTGTCGGCGCGCCGAGGCAGGTCACCCACGACGTCACCGACTCCCTGGCCTGGCAGGGGAACGACACGCTCGTCTACCTGTCGAAGGGGCAGCTCAAGGCCCAGAAGATCACCGGCGGCGAGCCGCGCACGATCCGGCTCGACTTCACCTGGGCCCGGCCGCGCCCGCCACGCCCGACCGTCATCCACGTCGGCGCGGCGTGGGACGGCGTCGCCCGGACGCTGCGGCGCGACGTCGACATCGTCGTCGACGGCGGCCGGATCGCCGACGTCCGGCCGCACCGGGACGCACCCGGGACGGTCGACGCGCACGACCTGACCGCCATGCCCGGCCTCATCGACATCCACAACCACTGGCACCTGCGCGGCCGGCAGTGGGGCGACCGGCAAGGCAGGCTGTGGCTGTCCTACGGCATCACCACGACCCGCTCGCCCGGCGACCCGGTGTACCAGATGCTGGAGACGCGCGAGGCGCTGGAATCCGGAAGCCGCGTCGGGCCGAGGTACTTCGGCACCGGCGAAGCCATCGACGGCTCCCGGATCTACTACAACTTCATGCGGCCGACCCTGTCGCCCGAGCAGCTGAACCTGGAGCTGTCCCGGGCGGTCGAGCTGAAATACGACATGATCAAGACGTACGTCCGGCTTCCCGTGGCCTACCAGCAGGCGGTCGTCCGGGCCGCGCACCGGGCGGGCATCCCGCTGTCGTCGCACTACCTGTACCCGGCGGCGAACATCGGCATGGACGCGATGGAGCACACCGGGGCCACCAACCGGCTCGGGTATTCGCACACCGTCAGCCGGATCGGCCGGTCCTACCAGGACGCGGTCGAGTTGTTCGTCCGCTCGGGGATGTCGATCACGCCGACGTTGTTCACGTCCAGGGCGCTGTACGCGGACGACAAGTCGCTCGTGACCGACGAGCGCACCGAGGTCCTCTTCCCGCCGTGGGAATACCAGCTGCTCAAGACCACGGCGGACACCGCGGGCAACCCGGAGAACGCGTACCTGAGCCAGGTCCTCGCCGGGAACGTCGACATGGTGCTGCGGATCCACCGGGCGGGCGGGTTCGTGGTCACCGGCACGGACTCGCCGTTGGACAACGTGGCCGTCTCGACCCACCAGAACCTGCGGGCCATGGTCGCCTTCGGGTTCACGCCGTACGAGGCGCTCACCACCGCCACCCGCAACCCGGCGCGGTGGCTGGGGCTCGAGGACCGGATCGGTGTGCTCAAGCGAGGTGCGTACGCCGATCTGTCGCTGGTCAGCGGCAACCCGTTGCAGGACATCAAGGCGGCCGCGAACGTCCGCAGCGTGCTGGTCGGCGGCGTGCTGCGCACGGTCGGCGAGTTGCTGGCGCCCTACCGGAACCAGCCGGGCGCACGGGCGGCCACCGAGGTGGCGCCCGCGGCCCGGTCGGCGGAGAAGCAGCACTGGTGGCACGTTCCGGAGTGGTCGGAACACGTGTGCTGCGCGGGCTGA
- a CDS encoding MBL fold metallo-hydrolase, with protein sequence MTAIVQNLVTSGVFQLDGGSWDVDNNVWLVGDDAEVIVIDAAHDAKAIENVVGERKLAAIVCTHAHNDHVNAAPELAAATGAPILLHPDDRVVWNLTHPDRAPDGELADGQVLTVAGTELRVIHTPGHAPGAVCLYAAELGVLFTGDTLFHGGPGATGRSYSDYPTIVHSIREKLFALPEATKVHTGHGAGTTIGAEKAASDGWDQP encoded by the coding sequence ATGACGGCGATCGTGCAGAACCTGGTGACCTCCGGTGTCTTCCAGCTCGACGGGGGCAGCTGGGACGTCGACAACAACGTCTGGCTCGTGGGCGACGACGCGGAGGTGATCGTGATCGACGCGGCGCACGACGCGAAGGCGATCGAAAACGTCGTGGGTGAGCGGAAACTGGCCGCGATCGTCTGCACCCACGCGCACAACGACCACGTCAACGCCGCCCCGGAACTCGCCGCCGCCACCGGCGCGCCGATCCTGCTGCACCCGGACGACCGGGTCGTCTGGAACCTCACGCACCCGGACCGCGCCCCGGACGGCGAACTGGCCGACGGCCAGGTGCTCACCGTCGCGGGCACCGAACTCCGCGTCATCCACACGCCGGGGCACGCGCCCGGCGCGGTGTGCCTGTACGCGGCGGAACTGGGCGTTCTGTTCACCGGCGACACGCTCTTCCACGGCGGCCCCGGCGCCACCGGACGGTCCTATTCGGACTACCCGACGATCGTGCACTCCATCCGCGAGAAGCTGTTCGCGCTCCCGGAGGCGACGAAGGTCCACACCGGACACGGCGCGGGCACGACGATCGGTGCCGAGAAGGCGGCTTCGGACGGCTGGGACCAGCCTTAG
- a CDS encoding NADH:flavin oxidoreductase/NADH oxidase family protein, which translates to MTLLAEPLKLRCGEVLPNRLVKSALSEQLGDRRNAPTRELFELYRTWAGGGAGALITGNVMVDPAALGEPRNVAATPDPAVYRPWAGAVEGTEARLWVQLNHPGRQSPRYLSRQPVAPSVVPFGNRGIRTAFAVPRALTGEEIEAIIERFGVAARTFVEAGFRGVQIHGAHGYLVSQFLSPLTNLRTDAWGGDAVRRRRFLLEVVRRVREAVGDAVPVSVKLNSADFQRGGFTEDESLEVVRELGEAGLDLLEVSGGTYEKVAMMGAGRASTQAREAYFLDYAAKAREVSDVALMVTGGFATPGGMAEALRSGEVDVIGLGRPLVADPGLPARLLAGEDVRAERLCPKTGIRLADSLLEIQWHTRQMHRIAAGKPADRRGALPTLVRAGLTDGLNAFRRVRG; encoded by the coding sequence ATGACCCTCCTGGCGGAGCCGTTGAAGCTGCGGTGCGGCGAGGTGCTGCCGAACCGCCTGGTGAAGTCGGCGCTGAGCGAGCAGCTCGGCGACCGCCGCAACGCGCCGACGCGGGAGCTCTTCGAGCTGTACCGGACCTGGGCCGGCGGTGGTGCGGGCGCGTTGATCACCGGGAACGTCATGGTCGACCCGGCCGCGCTCGGCGAGCCGCGCAACGTGGCCGCAACGCCGGATCCGGCGGTCTACCGGCCGTGGGCCGGCGCGGTCGAGGGCACGGAGGCGCGGCTGTGGGTGCAGCTGAACCACCCCGGCCGGCAGAGCCCGCGGTACCTCTCGCGGCAGCCCGTCGCCCCGTCCGTGGTGCCCTTCGGCAATCGAGGCATCCGTACCGCCTTCGCCGTGCCACGGGCTCTGACCGGCGAAGAGATCGAAGCGATCATCGAGCGCTTCGGCGTCGCGGCGCGCACGTTCGTCGAAGCGGGTTTCAGGGGCGTGCAGATCCACGGCGCCCACGGCTATCTGGTTTCGCAGTTCCTTTCCCCGCTGACCAACCTGCGGACCGACGCCTGGGGCGGCGACGCGGTGCGCCGCCGCCGGTTCCTGCTCGAGGTGGTCCGGCGGGTGCGCGAAGCGGTCGGCGACGCCGTGCCGGTGTCGGTCAAGCTCAACAGCGCGGACTTCCAGCGCGGCGGCTTCACCGAGGACGAGTCCCTGGAGGTCGTGCGCGAACTCGGTGAGGCCGGGCTCGACCTGCTGGAAGTGTCCGGCGGCACCTACGAGAAGGTCGCGATGATGGGCGCGGGGCGCGCGAGCACCCAAGCGCGCGAAGCGTACTTCCTGGACTACGCAGCGAAAGCGCGTGAAGTGTCCGACGTCGCCCTGATGGTCACCGGCGGGTTCGCGACACCGGGCGGAATGGCCGAAGCACTGCGCTCGGGCGAGGTCGACGTGATCGGGCTCGGCCGCCCGCTGGTCGCCGACCCCGGCCTGCCCGCCCGGCTGCTCGCCGGTGAGGACGTCCGCGCCGAGCGGTTGTGCCCCAAGACCGGGATCCGGCTGGCCGACAGCCTCCTGGAGATCCAGTGGCACACCCGGCAGATGCACCGGATCGCCGCGGGCAAGCCGGCCGACCGGCGCGGCGCGCTCCCGACACTGGTGCGGGCGGGCCTCACCGACGGGCTCAACGCGTTCCGCCGCGTCCGCGGTTAG
- a CDS encoding hemolysin III family protein, which produces MDLRPRLRGHIHFWTFFGAVAAAATLVSLAASTVSPIAALATSVYGLTVLGLFGVSALYHRKFWSPRAYKWMKRADHSMIFLFIAGTYTPFTLLAMSKPTGYVILSIVWGGAIAGVALKMLWPNAPRWLGVPIYIALGWVAVFVFPELATHAGVGALVLLCVGGLFYTLGAVFYAVKWPNHWPETFGYHEFFHACTVLAAVSHYIAIWLAMYA; this is translated from the coding sequence GTGGACCTCCGCCCCCGGCTGCGCGGACACATCCACTTCTGGACGTTCTTCGGCGCGGTTGCGGCAGCGGCGACGCTGGTGTCCTTGGCCGCGTCCACAGTGTCCCCGATCGCGGCCCTCGCGACGTCGGTCTACGGCCTGACGGTCCTCGGCCTGTTCGGCGTGAGCGCGCTGTACCACCGCAAGTTCTGGAGCCCCCGCGCGTACAAGTGGATGAAGCGCGCGGACCACTCGATGATCTTCCTGTTCATCGCGGGCACGTACACCCCGTTCACGCTGCTGGCGATGTCGAAGCCGACGGGGTACGTGATCCTGTCGATCGTCTGGGGCGGCGCGATCGCCGGCGTGGCGCTGAAGATGCTGTGGCCGAACGCGCCCCGGTGGCTCGGGGTGCCGATCTACATCGCGCTCGGGTGGGTCGCGGTGTTCGTGTTCCCGGAGCTGGCCACGCATGCGGGGGTCGGTGCGCTGGTGCTGCTCTGCGTGGGCGGGTTGTTCTACACGCTGGGTGCGGTGTTCTACGCCGTGAAGTGGCCGAACCACTGGCCGGAGACTTTCGGGTACCACGAGTTCTTCCACGCCTGCACTGTGTTGGCTGCTGTGTCGCACTACATCGCCATCTGGCTGGCCATGTACGCCTAG
- a CDS encoding DUF309 domain-containing protein: MSRRDRDTEGRARNARPRDGLGRPLPYGADGVERQPEGIERTPAQTLAEAQRLLDDGKPFHAHEVFEDAWKTTDGPDRELWRGLAQLAVGLTHAARGNNVGAVSLLERGAANIEPFRDEPPHGIDVAGLQEWARSLADEAKQRVRVSPSVPRLTC; this comes from the coding sequence ATGAGCCGCCGCGACCGGGACACCGAGGGACGGGCACGCAACGCACGGCCGCGCGACGGCCTCGGCCGGCCGCTGCCGTACGGCGCGGACGGCGTCGAGCGCCAGCCGGAAGGCATCGAGCGCACGCCGGCGCAAACGCTTGCGGAAGCCCAGCGGCTGCTCGACGACGGCAAGCCGTTCCACGCGCACGAAGTCTTCGAGGACGCGTGGAAGACCACCGACGGCCCCGACCGCGAGCTCTGGCGCGGCCTCGCCCAGCTCGCGGTGGGGCTGACGCACGCCGCGCGCGGCAACAACGTCGGTGCGGTGTCCCTGCTGGAGCGGGGCGCGGCGAACATCGAGCCGTTCCGGGACGAGCCGCCCCACGGCATCGACGTCGCCGGCCTGCAGGAGTGGGCGCGCAGCCTGGCCGATGAGGCGAAACAGCGCGTACGGGTGTCGCCGAGCGTGCCGCGGCTGACGTGCTGA
- a CDS encoding GuaB1 family IMP dehydrogenase-related protein yields the protein MRFLDGHRPAHDLTYDDVFLLPNRSDVESRFDVDLSTADGTGATIPIVVANMTAVAGRRMAETVARRGGLVVLPQDVDSAAVAEIVGWVKSRHTVWDTPLVLTGGDAVADALNLVHKRAHGAVVVVDGEGRPVGIVDEAACAGVDRFARLADVAQPPAVAVPLTTPAREVFELLHSHGANLALGLDADGRLAGVLTAVGSLRADIYTPAVDDAGKLRVAAAVGVNGDVAAKAEAVLKAGVDVLVVDTAHGHQAKMIAALKAVRSVSPQVPVVAGNVVTAEGTRDLIQAGADVVKVGVGPGAMCTTRMMTGVGRPQFSAVADCAAAARELGKHVWADGGVRHPRDVALALAAGASAAMVGSWFAGTYESPGDLRFDEQGRPYKESFGMASKRAVGARTRTDNSFDRARKALFEEGISSSRMSLDPQRPGVEDLLDSIGSGVRSSCTYAGARTLEEFHERAVLGVQSAAGFAEGRPLPAGW from the coding sequence GTGCGTTTCCTCGACGGCCACCGGCCTGCCCACGACCTGACCTACGACGACGTGTTCCTGCTGCCGAACCGTTCCGACGTGGAGTCCCGCTTCGACGTCGACCTCTCCACCGCGGACGGCACCGGCGCGACGATCCCGATCGTGGTCGCGAACATGACCGCGGTCGCCGGCCGCCGGATGGCCGAGACCGTCGCCCGGCGCGGTGGCCTGGTGGTGCTGCCCCAGGATGTGGACAGCGCCGCCGTCGCCGAGATCGTCGGCTGGGTGAAGAGCCGGCACACCGTGTGGGACACGCCACTGGTGCTGACCGGCGGTGACGCCGTCGCCGACGCCCTCAACCTGGTCCACAAGCGGGCCCACGGCGCTGTCGTCGTCGTGGACGGCGAAGGCCGCCCGGTCGGCATCGTCGACGAAGCGGCCTGCGCGGGCGTCGACCGCTTCGCGCGTCTCGCCGACGTCGCGCAACCGCCGGCCGTCGCGGTCCCCCTGACCACACCGGCGCGTGAGGTCTTCGAACTCCTGCACAGCCACGGCGCGAACCTGGCGCTCGGCCTGGACGCCGACGGCCGGCTCGCGGGCGTGCTGACCGCCGTCGGGTCGCTGCGCGCGGACATCTACACCCCGGCCGTCGACGACGCGGGCAAGCTGCGCGTCGCCGCCGCGGTCGGCGTCAACGGCGATGTCGCGGCGAAGGCCGAAGCCGTCTTGAAGGCGGGCGTCGACGTGCTGGTCGTCGACACCGCGCACGGGCACCAGGCGAAGATGATCGCCGCGCTGAAGGCCGTCCGGTCGGTGTCGCCACAGGTCCCGGTGGTCGCCGGGAACGTGGTCACGGCCGAGGGCACGCGCGACCTGATCCAGGCCGGGGCCGACGTCGTCAAGGTCGGCGTCGGGCCGGGCGCGATGTGCACCACCCGGATGATGACCGGCGTCGGCCGCCCACAGTTCTCCGCGGTCGCCGACTGCGCGGCCGCCGCGCGCGAGCTGGGCAAGCACGTCTGGGCCGACGGCGGGGTCCGCCACCCGCGTGACGTCGCACTGGCGCTGGCCGCCGGCGCGTCCGCGGCGATGGTCGGCTCGTGGTTCGCCGGCACCTACGAATCCCCCGGCGACCTGCGGTTCGACGAGCAGGGACGGCCCTACAAAGAGTCGTTCGGCATGGCGTCGAAGCGTGCCGTCGGCGCGCGGACGCGGACGGACAACTCGTTCGACCGCGCACGCAAGGCGCTGTTCGAGGAGGGCATCTCGTCGTCGCGGATGTCGCTGGACCCGCAGCGCCCGGGCGTCGAGGACCTGCTGGACTCGATCGGCTCCGGCGTGCGTTCGTCCTGCACCTACGCGGGTGCGCGGACCCTCGAGGAGTTCCACGAGCGCGCGGTGCTGGGCGTCCAGTCGGCGGCCGGGTTCGCCGAAGGCCGTCCCCTCCCCGCAGGCTGGTAG